The Streptomyces camelliae genome window below encodes:
- a CDS encoding ATP-binding cassette domain-containing protein: MIGPPLLALRGVSKRFGAVQALKDVDLEIREGEVVALLGDNGAGKSTLVKVIAGVETPDRGVIEWEGRGVHITSPRIAHRLGIATVYQTLALCDDLDVAENLFLGRERRCPGVRGRLLRLLDYGGMRRQARGQLDAMGIRVPDVRAPVASLSAGQRQTVAICRALLGRPRVVLLDEPTAALGVPQAGHVLEVVDELREQGVGVILVSHNLGDVKAVADEAAVLRLGRNNGFFHVPTTSQERIFSAIIGATDNP; encoded by the coding sequence TTGATTGGGCCGCCCCTGCTCGCGCTACGAGGGGTCTCCAAGCGGTTCGGCGCCGTCCAGGCTCTGAAGGACGTCGACCTGGAGATCCGCGAGGGCGAGGTCGTCGCTCTTCTGGGGGACAACGGTGCCGGCAAGTCCACCCTCGTCAAGGTCATCGCAGGTGTCGAGACCCCGGACAGGGGCGTCATCGAGTGGGAGGGCCGGGGCGTCCACATCACGAGCCCCCGGATCGCTCACCGCCTGGGCATCGCGACCGTGTACCAGACCTTGGCGTTGTGCGACGACCTCGACGTCGCCGAGAACCTCTTCCTGGGCCGGGAGCGGCGGTGCCCCGGTGTCCGGGGCCGCCTGCTCCGGCTGCTGGACTACGGCGGCATGCGCAGGCAGGCGCGCGGCCAGCTCGACGCGATGGGCATCCGGGTCCCCGATGTGCGCGCTCCGGTCGCTTCACTGTCCGCGGGGCAGCGGCAGACCGTCGCGATCTGCCGCGCCCTCCTCGGCCGCCCGAGGGTCGTCCTCCTGGACGAGCCCACCGCGGCGCTCGGCGTCCCCCAGGCCGGCCATGTTCTTGAGGTCGTCGACGAGCTGCGCGAACAGGGCGTCGGGGTGATCCTCGTGAGCCACAACCTGGGAGACGTCAAGGCTGTCGCGGACGAGGCGGCGGTGCTGCGGCTCGGCCGCAACAACGGCTTCTTCCATGTGCCGACGACCTCGCAGGAGCGGATCTTCTCCGCCATCATCGGCGCCACGGACAATCCCTAG
- a CDS encoding TetR/AcrR family transcriptional regulator yields the protein MAPAPMRKDAARNWQRIVDVARHLVDDGAPLQLNDVARLAEVGVATVYRHFPTPEALMETVATPGLEALVAHAEQALTEDDPWQALTDFLGTTLEAQLTDPSISLVRAAPDHVLPRTTELATTLDSLAGRLLDRAHAAGTVRGVVTWDDLRPLMCGAAYAATVHADDRKTRLESGRRYLGVMLHGMRA from the coding sequence CCCGCAACTGGCAGCGCATCGTCGACGTGGCCCGCCATCTCGTGGACGACGGCGCCCCGCTGCAGCTCAACGACGTCGCCCGGCTCGCCGAGGTGGGGGTGGCCACGGTCTACCGCCACTTCCCGACACCGGAAGCCTTGATGGAGACCGTGGCCACCCCCGGCCTGGAGGCACTGGTCGCCCATGCCGAACAGGCGCTGACCGAGGACGACCCCTGGCAGGCCCTGACGGACTTCCTCGGCACCACCCTGGAGGCGCAGCTGACCGACCCCTCGATCTCCCTCGTGCGCGCCGCACCGGACCACGTCCTGCCCCGCACCACGGAACTCGCCACCACGCTGGACTCCCTCGCAGGCCGGCTCCTCGACCGCGCACACGCGGCGGGAACCGTGCGCGGCGTGGTCACCTGGGACGACCTGCGGCCGCTCATGTGCGGGGCCGCCTACGCCGCCACCGTCCACGCCGACGACCGGAAGACCCGCCTCGAATCCGGCCGCCGCTACCTGGGCGTAATGCTGCACGGGATGCGCGCCTGA
- a CDS encoding substrate-binding domain-containing protein encodes MAHHHTVRERCRRRRPRQGAALLVVGTLLLGAAACAGNQNSAGDNRTRKVTIGLVTKTETNPFFVAMRKAAADTARKNNAELIALSGKFDGDNEGQVAAVESLIARHVQGILITPSNTTGILGAIAEARRQGILVIALDTATDPANAADATFATDNFNAGRLQGAYVRAVLAGRAPKLFMLDGTEGSTVSRLRHDGFLSGFGIKDDSSAIRGRAITNGDRNRAQTATENLLQRTTDVNSLYAINEPVADGAYTALAARGLTRQVTIGAIDGACEGVRDVRSGKYAATVMQFPIRMADQGVTAVTDFVRKGKKPSGFTDTGTVLITDKPVPGLPSRNTDWGLRHCWG; translated from the coding sequence ATGGCACACCACCACACCGTCCGCGAGCGCTGTCGGCGACGGCGTCCCCGACAGGGGGCGGCGCTCCTCGTGGTGGGCACCTTGCTGCTCGGCGCCGCCGCCTGCGCCGGGAATCAGAACTCCGCAGGTGACAACAGGACGCGGAAGGTCACGATCGGCCTGGTGACCAAGACCGAGACCAATCCGTTCTTCGTGGCCATGCGCAAGGCCGCCGCCGACACGGCCAGGAAGAACAACGCCGAGCTCATCGCCCTGTCCGGCAAGTTCGACGGCGACAACGAGGGCCAGGTCGCCGCGGTCGAGAGCCTCATCGCCCGTCACGTGCAGGGAATCCTGATCACGCCGTCGAACACGACGGGGATCCTGGGCGCCATCGCGGAGGCCCGCCGCCAGGGCATCCTGGTGATCGCGCTGGACACCGCGACGGACCCGGCGAACGCGGCGGACGCCACGTTCGCGACCGACAACTTCAACGCCGGACGCCTCCAGGGCGCCTACGTCAGGGCCGTGCTCGCGGGCCGGGCCCCCAAGTTGTTCATGCTCGACGGTACGGAAGGGTCCACGGTCAGCCGGCTCCGGCACGACGGGTTCCTCAGCGGCTTCGGGATCAAGGACGACTCATCGGCGATCCGCGGACGGGCCATCACCAACGGCGACCGCAATCGGGCGCAGACCGCGACGGAGAACCTGCTGCAGCGCACCACCGATGTGAACTCGCTCTACGCCATCAACGAGCCGGTGGCCGACGGCGCCTACACGGCCCTCGCCGCACGCGGCCTGACCCGGCAGGTGACCATCGGGGCCATCGACGGCGCATGCGAGGGCGTGCGCGACGTCAGATCCGGCAAGTACGCGGCCACGGTCATGCAGTTCCCGATCAGGATGGCCGACCAGGGCGTGACCGCGGTCACCGACTTCGTCAGGAAAGGGAAGAAACCGTCCGGCTTCACGGACACAGGCACGGTACTCATCACCGACAAGCCGGTGCCGGGACTGCCGTCCCGGAACACCGACTGGGGACTCCGGCACTGCTGGGGGTGA